The following proteins are co-located in the Microcystis wesenbergii NRERC-220 genome:
- the pstS gene encoding phosphate ABC transporter substrate-binding protein PstS, protein MIFSTATLTRVCAVSFATAAALAGTMGETLAQTLNGAGASFPAPLYQRYFADYKNATGVTVNYNSVGSGAGVRQFIAGTVDFGASDAAPSSSEKSQMKNGLLLVPTAGGAVAVVYNLPGVNNLQISRANLGKIFSGEITNWRQVDPKLPNQPIKVVVRADGSGTTEIFTSHLSAISPSFKSKVGTSKEPNWGFTVLKGPKNDGVAALVKQTEGSIGYVQDTFARKNEGATMRTARIQNKAGQFVEPSLAQANKAMEGIKFNADFTANMDDPSSGYPIVGITWLLVPRDYADNKKAAEIKRLLTWILTTGQGINNQLEFTRIPQSVTQKVLAEVNKIK, encoded by the coding sequence ATGATATTCTCAACTGCTACCCTAACTCGTGTGTGTGCTGTCTCCTTCGCCACGGCAGCGGCCTTAGCAGGGACGATGGGAGAAACCCTCGCCCAAACCCTGAACGGTGCAGGAGCCTCCTTTCCCGCGCCCCTATACCAGCGTTATTTTGCCGACTATAAAAACGCCACCGGTGTCACCGTTAACTATAATTCCGTCGGTAGCGGTGCTGGTGTCCGGCAATTTATCGCCGGAACCGTCGATTTTGGGGCTTCCGATGCCGCTCCTTCCTCCTCGGAAAAAAGCCAGATGAAAAACGGTTTACTGCTAGTTCCCACCGCCGGAGGAGCCGTCGCTGTGGTTTATAATCTGCCGGGGGTAAATAACCTGCAAATTTCCAGGGCTAACCTCGGTAAAATCTTCAGTGGCGAGATCACTAACTGGAGACAGGTGGATCCGAAACTGCCCAACCAACCCATTAAAGTGGTGGTTAGGGCTGATGGTAGCGGTACTACGGAGATTTTTACCTCTCACCTGAGTGCTATTAGTCCTTCCTTCAAAAGTAAAGTGGGAACCAGCAAAGAACCTAACTGGGGTTTTACCGTTCTCAAAGGACCGAAAAATGATGGTGTGGCGGCCCTGGTTAAACAAACAGAAGGCTCGATCGGTTACGTTCAAGATACCTTTGCCCGCAAAAATGAAGGGGCAACCATGAGAACCGCCAGAATTCAAAATAAAGCCGGTCAATTTGTCGAACCCAGTCTCGCCCAAGCTAACAAGGCGATGGAAGGGATCAAATTTAACGCCGATTTTACCGCTAATATGGACGATCCGAGCAGTGGTTATCCGATCGTCGGGATTACTTGGTTATTAGTACCGAGAGACTACGCGGATAACAAAAAAGCGGCAGAAATTAAAAGACTGTTAACTTGGATTCTCACCACTGGTCAAGGTATTAACAATCAATTGGAATTTACCCGGATTCCCCAATCGGTGACTCAAAAAGTTTTAGCCGAAGTTAACAAAATTAAATAA
- a CDS encoding PstS family phosphate ABC transporter substrate-binding protein, producing MLINLDKLLKKALIFVSAGVLVACAPVDSQSNKSIIIDGSSTVYPITKAVADEYKKQKQPSADISVNFSGTTGGFRQFCAGKTDISNASRPIRTDEIEACNRNNIRFIELPIAFDALTIAVNKENTWIDSITLEELKKIWEPAAQGKITKWSQVRSGLPDKPLNLFGAGKDSGTFDYFTEAVVGKEDVSRSDYVASEDDDTLIQGVSQDANALGYFGLAYYEKQAANLKALAIDSGKGAVLPSRETVLQSTYQPLARPLFIYVNAQKAQSNKDLQRFVEYYLSQAQNIVQEVGYIPLSGEHYHLAKVTFFNGEAGTVFGGHSKFDVTLAELLRQKAKF from the coding sequence ATGCTGATAAATCTCGATAAATTGCTCAAAAAGGCTCTTATTTTTGTTAGTGCTGGTGTTTTAGTTGCTTGCGCTCCCGTTGACTCCCAATCAAATAAATCAATTATTATTGATGGGTCTAGCACCGTTTACCCGATCACCAAAGCTGTCGCCGATGAATACAAAAAACAAAAACAGCCTTCTGCGGATATAAGCGTCAATTTTTCGGGGACGACTGGCGGTTTTCGGCAGTTTTGCGCTGGAAAAACCGATATTAGCAATGCTTCGCGACCGATTCGCACCGATGAGATCGAAGCCTGTAATCGGAATAACATTAGATTTATCGAATTGCCGATCGCCTTTGACGCGCTTACCATCGCAGTCAATAAAGAAAACACTTGGATTGATAGCATCACTTTAGAGGAATTAAAAAAAATCTGGGAACCTGCGGCCCAGGGTAAAATTACCAAGTGGAGTCAGGTGCGATCGGGATTGCCGGATAAACCTCTCAATCTCTTTGGTGCGGGCAAAGATTCGGGAACTTTCGATTATTTTACGGAAGCGGTGGTAGGAAAAGAAGATGTTAGCCGCAGCGATTACGTTGCCAGTGAAGATGATGACACCTTAATTCAAGGAGTTAGTCAAGATGCCAACGCCCTAGGATATTTTGGTCTAGCTTACTACGAAAAACAAGCGGCGAACTTAAAAGCCTTAGCAATAGACAGTGGTAAAGGGGCTGTTTTGCCCTCCCGGGAAACGGTGCTACAATCCACCTATCAACCCTTAGCCCGTCCTTTGTTTATCTACGTTAACGCCCAAAAAGCCCAGTCTAATAAGGATTTACAGCGTTTTGTCGAGTATTATCTCAGTCAAGCTCAAAATATCGTTCAAGAGGTCGGTTATATTCCCCTGAGCGGTGAGCATTATCATTTAGCCAAGGTCACTTTCTTTAACGGGGAAGCGGGAACAGTTTTCGGGGGACACTCAAAATTCGATGTGACTTTAGCCGAATTACTACGCCAGAAAGCCAAGTTTTAG
- the pstB gene encoding phosphate ABC transporter ATP-binding protein PstB, producing MYSTDVVTDAVLRTKNLNVYYGSNLAVRDVNLDIPEKKAIAFIGPSGCGKSTVLRCFNRMNDLVKSAKIEGKVTFRGQDIYGNSVNPIGLRSRIGMVFQKPNPFPKSIYENIAFGARLNGYIGDMDQLVEESLKKAVLWDDVKDKLKESGLALSGGQQQRLCIARAIAVKPEVVLMDEPCAALDPISTLKIEELIHELKTQYTIVIVTHNMQQASRVSDLTAFYNAEPTRKGGKVGYLVEYDRTEVIFQNPAQESTRDYVSGRFG from the coding sequence ATGTATAGTACCGATGTTGTCACCGATGCAGTTTTGAGAACCAAAAACTTAAATGTTTACTATGGTTCTAATCTCGCTGTTCGTGATGTTAACCTTGATATTCCTGAGAAAAAAGCGATCGCTTTTATCGGTCCCTCTGGCTGCGGGAAAAGTACAGTTTTACGCTGTTTTAATCGCATGAATGATCTGGTTAAAAGTGCCAAAATTGAAGGAAAAGTTACCTTTCGCGGTCAAGATATTTATGGTAATTCCGTTAATCCTATCGGGTTACGCAGTCGCATCGGTATGGTGTTTCAGAAACCGAATCCTTTCCCTAAATCTATCTATGAAAATATCGCTTTTGGGGCGCGCTTAAATGGTTACATCGGTGATATGGATCAATTAGTGGAAGAATCTTTAAAAAAAGCCGTTCTCTGGGATGATGTTAAAGATAAACTCAAAGAAAGTGGTTTAGCTTTATCGGGGGGACAACAACAAAGGTTATGTATTGCCCGCGCTATTGCGGTTAAACCAGAAGTTGTTTTAATGGATGAACCCTGTGCGGCACTCGATCCGATTTCTACCCTAAAAATTGAGGAATTAATTCACGAATTGAAAACCCAATATACTATAGTTATTGTTACTCATAATATGCAACAAGCGTCGCGGGTTTCTGATTTAACGGCTTTTTATAATGCTGAACCGACCCGAAAAGGCGGTAAAGTGGGTTATTTAGTGGAATATGATCGCACCGAGGTTATCTTTCAAAATCCCGCTCAAGAGTCCACTAGAGATTATGTTAGCGGTCGTTTTGGTTAG
- the pstB gene encoding phosphate ABC transporter ATP-binding protein PstB produces MLTNSNSHSTGTVLKVDKADIYYGNYRAVRDVSIDIPKNKVTAFIGPSGCGKSTILRCFNRLNDLIHGFRIDGKVFYHNQDIYSQEVDPVEVRKYIGMVFQRPNPFPKSIYDNVVYGARLNGYKGDLDELVETSLRRAALWDEVKDKLKESGFSLSGGQQQRLCIARAIAAQPEVLLMDEPCSALDPISTLKVEELMHELKERYTIIIVTHNMQQATRVADLTAFYNAEPTDKGGKIGYLVEFDHTDKIFSDPQEKATKDYVSGRFG; encoded by the coding sequence ATGCTAACTAACTCTAACTCCCATTCTACAGGAACTGTTTTAAAGGTCGATAAGGCTGATATATACTATGGTAATTATCGAGCAGTACGAGACGTTTCCATCGATATTCCCAAAAATAAAGTCACCGCTTTTATCGGACCCTCTGGCTGTGGAAAAAGTACCATTCTCAGGTGTTTTAATCGTCTCAATGATTTAATTCACGGTTTTCGTATTGACGGCAAAGTTTTTTATCATAACCAAGATATTTACTCTCAAGAGGTGGATCCTGTCGAAGTCAGAAAATACATCGGTATGGTGTTCCAGCGCCCTAATCCTTTTCCCAAATCCATCTATGATAATGTGGTTTACGGAGCGCGATTAAATGGTTATAAAGGCGATTTAGATGAATTAGTAGAAACTTCCCTGCGTCGAGCTGCTCTCTGGGACGAGGTAAAAGATAAACTAAAAGAAAGCGGTTTCTCCCTATCGGGGGGACAACAACAAAGATTATGTATTGCTCGCGCTATTGCCGCTCAACCAGAAGTATTATTAATGGATGAACCCTGTTCGGCACTGGATCCAATTTCAACTTTAAAAGTTGAGGAATTAATGCACGAATTAAAAGAACGTTATACAATTATTATTGTTACTCACAATATGCAACAAGCCACCAGAGTAGCGGATTTAACCGCTTTTTATAACGCTGAACCCACCGATAAAGGTGGCAAAATTGGTTATCTAGTCGAGTTTGATCATACGGATAAAATCTTTAGTGATCCTCAAGAAAAAGCAACTAAAGATTATGTTAGTGGACGTTTTGGCTAA